The Canis lupus baileyi chromosome 11, mCanLup2.hap1, whole genome shotgun sequence genome includes a window with the following:
- the NRXN1 gene encoding neurexin-1 isoform X29, translated as MDMRWHCENSQTTDDILVASAECPSDDEDIDPCEPSSGGLANPTRAGGREPYPGSAEVIRESSSTTGMVVGIVAAAALCILILLYAMYKYRNRDEGSYHVDESRNYISNSAQSNGAVVKEKQPSSAKSANKNKKNKDKEYYV; from the exons ACCACAGATGACATCCTTGTGGCCTCAGCAGAATGTCCCAGCGATGACGAGGACATTGACCCCTGTGAGCCGAGCTCAGGTGGGTTAG CTAACCCAACCCGAGCAGGCGGGAGAGAGCCATACCCAGGCTCAGCAGAAGTGATTCGGGAGTCCAGCAGCACCACGGGCATGGTGGTGGGGATAGTAGCTGCCGCCGCCCTGTGCATCCTCATCCTCCTCTATGCCATGTACAAGTACAGAAACCGGGATGAAGGCTCGTACCATGTGGACGAGAGTCGAAACTACATCAGTAACTCAGCACAGTCCAATGGGGCTGTCGTAAAGGAGAAACAACCCAGCAGTGCGAAAAGCgccaacaaaaataagaaaaacaaggatAAAGAGTATTACGTCTGA
- the NRXN1 gene encoding neurexin-1 isoform X30, translating into MDMRWHCENSQTTDDILVASAECPSDDEDIDPCEPSSANPTRAGGREPYPGSAEVIRESSSTTGMVVGIVAAAALCILILLYAMYKYRNRDEGSYHVDESRNYISNSAQSNGAVVKEKQPSSAKSANKNKKNKDKEYYV; encoded by the exons ACCACAGATGACATCCTTGTGGCCTCAGCAGAATGTCCCAGCGATGACGAGGACATTGACCCCTGTGAGCCGAGCTCAG CTAACCCAACCCGAGCAGGCGGGAGAGAGCCATACCCAGGCTCAGCAGAAGTGATTCGGGAGTCCAGCAGCACCACGGGCATGGTGGTGGGGATAGTAGCTGCCGCCGCCCTGTGCATCCTCATCCTCCTCTATGCCATGTACAAGTACAGAAACCGGGATGAAGGCTCGTACCATGTGGACGAGAGTCGAAACTACATCAGTAACTCAGCACAGTCCAATGGGGCTGTCGTAAAGGAGAAACAACCCAGCAGTGCGAAAAGCgccaacaaaaataagaaaaacaaggatAAAGAGTATTACGTCTGA